In the genome of Zobellia nedashkovskayae, the window CAATCTATCAAGGTACCAATAGATATAATATTGATGGATTTTTTCAAGAACAACATAAACTTGAAATTAGAAACGATAACTTCTTTGTAAGAGGCTATGTTGTTGGTGATAAAGCTGGAGATTCTTATGATATGGTATTTACTGGTATCAATATTAATAGAAGTTGGAAAGATGACAACACCTGGTTTGGGGAGTATACAGGAGCTTATGTTCAGGCAACTTTAGGAGGAGCTACAGATGCTCAAGCTCATGCTGCTGGTAGGGCCCAAGCTGAATCAGGTAGATTGTTGCCTGGTACATCAGAGTTTGATGCTGCCTTTAATACAGTTATTAAAGATCCAGATTTGAGCAAGGGTTCTCAATTTTACGATCAGTCTAAATACTATCATGCAGATGCTAATTATAATTTTGCTCATTTAATTGATTGGGCAGAAATTCAAGTTGGTGGGTCGTTTAGGGAGTATAGTTTAAATTCCTTAGGTACTATTTATACAGATATAGATGGTCCAATTGATTATTCGGAATTTGGAATTTACTCTCAGGTTCAAAAGACCTTGCCTTTTGCAGGAGAAAAAAGTTTAAAATTAACGGGTTCTATTCGCTATGATAAATCTGAGTTTTTTGATGGATTTTTATCACCAAGATTATCCGCTGGTTATACAATTAGCAGAAATCATAACATTAGAGCTTCTGCCCAAACAGGATTTAGAAATCCAACTACTCAAGATCTTTTCATTGGTTTGAATGCTGGTAGGGCAATTTTAGTTGGGTCTGCATCAGATAATCTAGATAGATATTCAAGGGATTATGATGTAAGTGCTACCGGTCAACTTTTATATCAACAACCGGCTTCGGTTACGCAAACTGGTGCGGTGGCATATAACAATTCTTATTCTGCCGCTTCTGTAGCCTCTTTAGGTGCAACAGGGAACCCTGCGGACTTGGAAATTGCTAATCCAGATTTAGTTAAACCCGAAAAAGTATCATCTATTGAAATTGGATACCGCGGTAAGGTTGATAAGCTGGTAATTGACTTTAGTACCTACTATAACAGGTATAAAGATTTTATTTCTCAGGAAGTTGTAGTTTCTCCTTTATATGGAGTAGTTGGTGATGGTGCACTTTCTGTAGCAGCAATAGCCAATGGGGATTACCAAGCATATAGCACGTACACTAATACTGATGCTGATGTTAGTTCATATGGTGCATCTTTGGGCCTTAACATGAAAGTATTTGGAGATTTTAATTTAGGAGGTAGTTATACGTTTACAAAATTAGATTTTGACCGTGATGCTAATCCAGATGTAATGTTGAATTTCAACACTCCAGAGCACAAGTTCAAGGCATCTTTTGGAAATGAGCAGTTATTTGAAAATTTCGGATTTAATGTGTCATACAGATTCAGTGATGATTATTTCTGGGAAGCCACTTTTGGTAACGGTGTTATTCCAGAATTTCATGTAGTTGACGCACAAATCAATTATGATGTGCCAAGTATTAAGTCTTCCTTTAAAATAGGGGGAACAAACCTAACCGGTAAAGAGTACTATACAGCGTTCGGTACCGGGTATATTGGGTCTATGTACTACTTATCTTGGACAATTAATAATTAATTTTTAATCTAAAGTTGAAATGAAAAACTTAAAATATATATACATCTCTTTAGGTATCTTGGCTTTTACCGCCTGTAATGACCCTGAAGATGTAGATCTTGAGCCAGAAGTAATGGCGGAAGCACTTGTTGAATTAAATGCGGGTTCAGCAGATTTTTCAACGTATGTTTCTTTAGGAAATTCGTTAACTGCAGGTTTTACGGATAATGCTCTTTTTATTGCAGGGCAAGAAAATTCAATACCAAATTTGTTATCTACAAAATTTGCTTTGGTAGGAGGCGGTGCTTTTTCACAGCCTTTAATGAGCGATAATATTGGAGGCCTTCTAGCCGGAGGAACTCAATTGGAAGGTTTTGATCCAAGATTGGTTTTTGGTGGTGCTGGTCCGGTGGACTTGGCGGATGTTATTGGTCCAGTAGACCCAACAACGGATATAATTTTAAATAACCCAACGGGTCCGTTCAATAATATGGGTGTTCCTGGAGCAAAGAGTTTTCACTTATTAGCGGATGGTTATGGTAATGCTGCAAATTTAGCTGCTCAGCGCGCTAATCCGTATTATGTTAGGATGACGGGAACAACTCCTGATGCCAAGGTTTTGGAACTGGCTATGGCACAATCACCTACTTTTTTTAGTTTATGGATTGGTAATAATGATGTTTTAGGGCATGCGCTTTCAGGAGCCGATGGTACAAACCCTATGACAGACCAGCCTACTTTTGATTTTGCTATAAATACATTGGTAACTACATTGACTTCTGCGGGAGCAAAAGGTGTGATGGCTAATATTCCTTATGTAACGACGATTCCACATTTTACAACCGTTCCTCATGACCCTATTGATCCAGCTGAGAATGGTTTTGCTGCACAAGTACCAACATTAAATACAGTTTATGGAGCTTTAAATCAAGTGTATACTGCGCTTGGAGAAACGAATCGAATAGTTGTTTTTTCGGATTCAACAAATAATGCGGTAGTTATAAAAGACGAAGCGCTTATTGATATATCCGCACAAATCACGGGCGCATTCAATGCTAATCCTGGTTTTCCTGTGTTTGTTACACAACTGGGTCTTCCTGAGGCAGCAGCACCTTTGGTTGCTAGTCTTTTAGGCACGGCATATGGTCAATCAAGAGCTGCTACCGAAAATGATTTGTTGGTGTTGCCTAGTAGTAACGTAATCGGTAAGGTGAATGAAGCATCTTTTGCTGACTTTTCAGCGGTAAATCTTCCTCCTGCGATTGCAGGCCAATTTTCTGTTGAAGGGGTTACACTGCCTTTGGCCGATAAATGGGTTTTAACTCCAGAAGAACAAGATGAGATTAATGCAGTTACAACCCAGTTTAATGCTACAATTGCTTCCGCAGCTTCTGCAGCAGGATTAGCGTATGTAGATGCTAATCAGTTATTACAGGATTTGGCTAGTGGCGGTGTTACCGATGGTGACTTTACCCTGACGGCTAATTTGGTAACTGGTGGTGGTTTTTCTTTAGATGGTGTTCATCTAACGGCAAGAGGATATGCACTTATGGCTAATGAGTTCATGAAGTCTATAGATGCTACTTATGAGACTAATTTTGAAGCATCAGGGTCTTTGTTCAATATCGGAAATTATCCAACAAACTATTCACCAGCATTGCAATAGGCATTGTTTTTATTACATTTAACAAGGCGCCAGTTAATGGCGCCTTTTTTTATGGTGAAAAAAGAATAAAAAGTATTTTCAATTCGAGATGAAAAACATACCTTTGCAGCCTGAAAAACATGGGTGTATTAAGGTGTTTTTCAATACAGTAAGTAATTTGAATTCATAAACTAATAAAGTAATGTCAAAAGTTACAGGTAAAGTTTCCCAAATTATTGGGCCAGTAGTAGATGTGGAATTTCAATCAGGAGATATCCTTCCAAAAATTTACGATTCTCTTGAAATCGCTGGTAAAGATGGTTCTAAACTAGTTTTAGAAGTACAATCTCACGTTGGTGAAAACACAGTGAGAACAATTTCCATGGATTCTACAGATGGTCTAAGTAGAGGAACAGATGTGCTTTCGACAGGTAGCGCAATTCAAATGCCAGTTGGTGATGACGTTTACGGTCGTCTTTTCAACGTTATTGGTGATGCTATTGATGGTTTAGGTAATTTGCCTAAAGCTGGTAAAGATGGTTTACCTATTCACAGAGATGCTCCAAGATTTGAAGATCTTTCTACTTCTACCGAAGTTCTCTTTACCGGTATTAAGGTGATTGACCTTATTGAACCTTATGCAAAAGGTGGTAAAATTGGATTATTTGGTGGTGCAGGTGTAGGTAAAACAGTATTAATTCAGGAGTTGATTAACAACATCGCCAAAGGCCATGGTGGTCTTTCTGTATTTGCAGGTGTTGGTGAACGTACTCGTGAAGGAAACGATTTACTTCGTGAGATGTTGGAATCTGGTATTATCAAATACGGTGATGACTTCATGCACTCTATGGAAGATGGTGGATGGGATCTTACTAAGGTTGATAAAAAAGCCATGAAAGAATCAAAAGCAACTTTTGTTTTTGGTCAAATGAACGAACCACCAGGAGCACGTGCTCGTGTTGCATTGTCAGGATTGACAATTGCTGAGTACTTCCGTGATGGAGCAGGAGAAGGTCAAGGTAAAGATGTACTTTTCTTTGTAGATAATATTTTCCGTTTTACGCAAGCAGGTTCTGAGGTATCGGCTCTTTTAGGTCGTATGCCTTCTGCGGTAGGATACCAACCAACTTTGGCAACAGAGATGGGTGCTATGCAAGAGCGTATTACATCAACTAAAAGAGGTTCTATTACATCTGTACAGGCGGTATATGTTCCTGCGGATGATTTAACGGATCCAGCTCCAGCAACAACTTTTGCTCACTTAGATGCTACAACGGTACTTTCTCGTAAGATTGCCGAGTTAGGTATATACCCAGCGGTGGATCCATTGGATTCTACTTCTCGTATCTTAACAGCAGATATTTTAGGAAATGACCATTATAACTGTGCGCAACGTGTAAAAGAGTTATTACAGCGTTATAAAGAATTGCAAGATATTATTGCTATTCTTGGTATGGAAGAACTTTCAGAAGAAGATAAATCGGCAGTAGGTCGTGCAAGACGTGTTCAACGTTTCCTTTCACAACCTTTCCACGTAGCTGAACAGTTTACAGGTCTTAAAGGTGTATTGGTTGATATTAAAGAGACCATTAAAGGATTTAATATGATTATGGACGGAAAATTAGATCACCTTCCAGAATCTGCCTTTAACCTTAAAGGAACCATTGAAGAAGCGATGGAAGCAGGTGAGAAAATGTTAGCTGAAGCTTAATTAGTACTAAGTGCGGTGTAACGAGTATTCGTACTTTTTACTTCAAACTAACTACTTAACACTAAGAATATGTATTTAGAAATTGTATCACCAGAAGCCACTTTATTTTCAGGCGAGGTAACATCGGTAACTGTACCGGGAATGAATGGCGAGTTTCAAATTTTGAACGGTCACGCTGCTATAGTTTCTTTGCTTCAAGAAGGTAATGTTCGTGTTGAAGGCAATATAACAATAGAAGAAGCGAATGCCTCTAAATTCTCTAAAGATGCCACAGGAAAGGTTATCCTTCCCATAGCTAGCGGAACTGTTGAGATGAGTGATAATCGGGTAATAATTTTGGCCGATTAACAATTCACTTTAAAATAAAAAAGCCCAAAGATTTATATCTTTGGGCTTTTTTTATGAGGAAATTTTAAGGAAATAATTTATTTAATAATCACCTTTCTTAAAGTTTGTCCGTATGGGGTTTCAAGTAAAACTGCATAAACACCTGCCGGAAGGCCAGATAGGTCAAATGGAATACTGTAAGATAACTCCCCACGGTCTTTTTCAGAGGCCATGAGCGCGTTATTAGCTAAACTGAATACCTTTATGCTGATATTACCTTCTTCGGTAAGTGTAACGTCTGCTGTGAATTTACCATCACTTGGGTTGGGGTATACAAGAAAGTTTTCAATGAGTTTTTGACCATTTTTAGTATCTTCTTCTGTTATTAAACCATCTCTAGCAACAACTACTATCTTCTTAGTTTTTTGTGCAACACATTCACCTCGGGTGGTAATGATGGTTATTTCATATTCCCCTGCCTCTGCGAAGGTAAATTGAGCCTCGTCCCTGTTTTGAGTTTCGATTTTTGCCTGAACGGGAAGAATCCATTCGATACCATCAGGTAGCGGGTAACTGATGTCCACTGCAATAACGGATTCCCCAGTAAATACTTGACTAGATACGGCGAACTCAGCATTGATCTCATCGGTACTGATATCGACAGAAATAGTACCTTCAACGGTACAACCTGTCTCGGATTCAACGGTTACGGTATAATTTCCGGTGGCGATGAGCTCTACGTTCGGTTCGGAACTTGAAAAACCGGTATTCGAGCTCCATGTGTATGTTGCGGTCTGATCATCTACGGTAGCGTCCAGCTGTAAGGTTTGCCCTGAACAAAGCACGACATCACTTCCCAGGTCCACTTCTAATGGAACCGGGTTTTCCAATACGTACGTCCTATCGATCGGTCCACCATCAAAGCCTGTTACCGTCACGGAATAGGTTCCAGCTGGAAGATTGTTGATTTGACTTTCGGTAGCGCCTGTGCTCCATAGGTAGGTAAACACACCATTGCCCTCATTGGCAATGACAGAAATACTTCCATTGGCCTCGCCCGAACATATGGGTTGAACTATCGTACCCTCCACAATATCGGGTTGCGTTACTTCATAGGTTTCGGTTACGGAACATCCATTGGCATCCGAAGCAAGGACTACATACGAATCGGCCATAAGATTGGAGATTGCCGCTCGGTCACCAACATTCGAATTGTCCGAAAGACGTGTCCAAGTATAGGAGTAGGGTTCTGCGCCCCCTATAATATCCAGTGAAATTGTACCGTCCGCTGCCAGATATTCCGAAGCATCGGATATAGTTACATCCGTAATTTCAATAGCATCAACGGGAGCTGAGATTGTTACCGTTCGTTCTGCAATACAAATTGCTGCATCCTCCACATAAATAGTATAATCACCAGGTTCTAATCCGCTAATATCGGGAACAGTGGCTAAATTACTCCAAGAATATTGATATGGGGGAGTTCCTCCCGATACGGTAATACTTATGGCACCTGTGGCCTCACCGGCACAGATTATATCGTTAGTACTGTCAATGGTTATTTCCAGTTGCGCAGGTGCGGTTATGGTAATAGGGTCTGAATCGACGGATAATAAATTGGCATCGGTTGCCCTAAGGAAATATTTTCCAGGGGAAAGACCCCCGATAATATTGGTTTCTTCTTCCAATAAAGTATTGTTACCATTGATTTCTTCAAACCATTGATAGGTAAATGGCGCATCGCCCTGTACATTGGCTGTTATTTCAGCAAAATCGTCTTCATAACAGGGGAGCATAACACTTTGATCAATTGTTACGACCAATTCTCCAGGTTCTGTTATTTTAATGGGATCGGAGGTAAAACTACAACCTGTGTTTATGGCATCGGTAATCGTAACGACGTAGTCGCCCGCTTGACCGTTCAAAACATCCTTATTTACCGAAGTATAACCATCAGGTCCCGTCCAGGAATAGGTATAATTGCCCGAGCCTCCTTCCGCATCTATAGAAATAGCCCCGTCTTCTCCATTTGGCAATGAGACCGGTCTTACATCAATAAGGGCAAGACCTAACTCTTGTGGTTCTATTATCGGGGTTGAAGTCTGTTCAATAAACATACAGTCATTGGCATCACGAACACTTACGGTATAACCGGTTGCCGAAAGTCCATCGAATAATAGTTCTGTTTGAAAATCACCACCATTTATGGAGTACATATAGGGTGCTGTGCCACCATCGGCCGTAATGGTTAATGTTCCATCAGTACCACCAAAACAGGAAACATCGGTAATCGCTATATTGGTAATCGTAACACTGGTTGTGGGCTCACCAACGATTCTAGTTATGGTTGCGGTTCTATTGTCATCAATGGCAGTTAAAAGATAGGTACCGGCCAAAACACCTGTTATATTGGCCCCATCGGTACCGTTGGAAACCGGAACCGGATCACCATTCTCAAGTGTCCATTTGTATGTAATTGTTCCTTCCCCGGTGACGGTGGTGGCTATACTACCGTTCGCTTCGCCTTGGCAAGAAGCATCGGTTACGGTGACATTCGAAATGGTCAAAGGCCCTACTTCGGTTACTTCAAGGTTATTTTGGGTAATGGAACAACCGGATTCATCCGTTATGGTAACCGAATAAGTTCCTTTACCAAGATCGGCAAATACATTGGTCGGTTGTGGAATTCCGTTATTAAGGGAATAGGTATAAAATCCTGTTCCTCCTGTAACGACGGCAGTTATGCTACCGTCATTAGCTCCTGGTCCACTAGCTCTTGTGATTAAGGAGTAATCTTCATCCCAGAACATGCCGGATGAAACTCCAATTAGTACATCTGATAAAATATAGTCACAATTGGGGCTTTCCGTAGCACGAACCTGAAGGTTATAAGTGATATCGGCCAAGTTCTCAAATACTGGTTCAGGTTGAAAAGTAGTACCTCCATCTATACTATAGAAATACGTAAGAGTTCCAGAAGGAATGAAGGTTATGGACCCGGTATTGGAACCTGAACAAGTGGGAACGGGAACGATTGTTGCCGAAACTTCCGGTAGTTCTACTATCTCATACCTGTTACTTTCAATTGTTACGTTGTTTTCGTCGATAGCTTCTAAATAATAGATGCCTGTTGAAAGATTGTTTAAAGACAAGGTTCTAAGAGCGGAATTTTCGATGGTATTTATTAGAATGCCGTCAACACCACCATCATCCTCTTTCCAATTAAACGTAACAGGGCCCGTAGCGGTAATATTAGCTGTTACACTGCCATCCGTTCCTCCGGAGCAGAGGGTTGGTGTTCCTGTTAGGGGTTGAATGGAGAAGGCAGCTTCAACACCAATTGTAAATATTTCAGGTAATGTACAATTTCCAGGAGCAGTTATGATAACTTGATACGTTCCCGTGCCCACGCCGTCGAGGTCTTTTGTGGTGATTCCCGATACCCCGGGGCCCGACCATTCAAATGAAAGCGAGCCTAGATCGGTACCGGTCTCGAATTCAAGAACAACGGAACCGTCCAAGCTTGTGTCGGAAGAGGCGTCATTGGCTATTGTAGCTACCGGATCAAGTACGGGTACGCCGTTCTGAACAACCTCTACAAGCGTGTTGAACTCGCAGCCAAGGGCATCCCTTACGGTAAGCGTATAACTTCCAACAGCTACATTGTTGAATACTGGTTCGGCCTGAAAGGTATTGAAAGTATCGTTGATTCTATATTCATAACCCGTTAAGTCATTAGGTGCAGAAATGAATGGAGACCCACCTATGACATTACTTACTGTGATGGTTCCTTGTGTAAAGCCGTCACAGCTAACATCGGTCTTGGCAGTCTCTGCGGTAATTCCGGGGAGTTCGGAAATAGTTACATAATCAATCGGGTCGGTAGTTTGAATGGCAGTGCTAGTTACTTCGGTAATTCGCAAGCCATATGTACCTGCGCCAAGATTTGGTGCGGTTACTGTTCTATCTGTAGTGGTGATTGTATAAGCGACCGACTCTCCCACTTCTCCTGGTTGCAGTAAGAATTCAAAAGTGATATTACCAGTTCCTTGAACTGTT includes:
- a CDS encoding SGNH/GDSL hydrolase family protein; translation: MKNLKYIYISLGILAFTACNDPEDVDLEPEVMAEALVELNAGSADFSTYVSLGNSLTAGFTDNALFIAGQENSIPNLLSTKFALVGGGAFSQPLMSDNIGGLLAGGTQLEGFDPRLVFGGAGPVDLADVIGPVDPTTDIILNNPTGPFNNMGVPGAKSFHLLADGYGNAANLAAQRANPYYVRMTGTTPDAKVLELAMAQSPTFFSLWIGNNDVLGHALSGADGTNPMTDQPTFDFAINTLVTTLTSAGAKGVMANIPYVTTIPHFTTVPHDPIDPAENGFAAQVPTLNTVYGALNQVYTALGETNRIVVFSDSTNNAVVIKDEALIDISAQITGAFNANPGFPVFVTQLGLPEAAAPLVASLLGTAYGQSRAATENDLLVLPSSNVIGKVNEASFADFSAVNLPPAIAGQFSVEGVTLPLADKWVLTPEEQDEINAVTTQFNATIASAASAAGLAYVDANQLLQDLASGGVTDGDFTLTANLVTGGGFSLDGVHLTARGYALMANEFMKSIDATYETNFEASGSLFNIGNYPTNYSPALQ
- a CDS encoding F0F1 ATP synthase subunit epsilon, with translation MYLEIVSPEATLFSGEVTSVTVPGMNGEFQILNGHAAIVSLLQEGNVRVEGNITIEEANASKFSKDATGKVILPIASGTVEMSDNRVIILAD
- a CDS encoding T9SS type A sorting domain-containing protein; amino-acid sequence: MKKLIFILFFVICAKSFAQTYDVYLDPFLRTFPYIENGTEYYRTTRGTMLVRDANMNVLISINRTFETNNTGIFEWPGDIRSARTSSSSINFSGTFRVDTSPKSFNTSDSGSMSIGDWNSSLSMIFSYPAPSYNFEALINFAEEMNISVPNSTLCYDQDIQLTQNARGHPNQAYNWQFKGPLKDDDWASIPSSTGSPTGTKIVSLANLYTDSNELSKRMGKPIEFKIHNVLNDYDSNTVTYTWFDCPPEYDSFSTTNTTCAVGSTDGSITLNFLEDINPEFSMRYFIYQGEPSEFPSASSPDDQRPPDAYRNATLNSLVDNLDGTFSGSTGNILDPGEYYIVYQEVLYDPNDIDVTVTSGAITPTSFTVGNPTAVAINNVSITEPTCSTIATGSATVNVVALSGQDFEEGTYEYSNDDGANWQPSPTFENLAQGSPQKFRVKLVFSGGRECISADNESRTIDSVTNLLTINGGSGPVSPTTDSSNDGQLFIRVDGGAPEYTFELYNRLNPTVILQSTTVAIATFPNNEYRFEGLDEGTYFSIVKDANCDVTSQDYILEAALTPQLGLSTVTPISCNNANDATITVNATYGEPTTFFYELRIGATVVRDGNFASSTIAPYEEDITFSNLEAGNYSLFVRADLGDFSSIVIPEIINPEPITATISATPFSCFNSTDGALTVIATGATNYEYELSTDRGNWVELVGNNISVDNPNFYEVRLRNRDNPSCVSAVSNQEEVTRPLEITITEIIASHVDVSTNGVSNGALEILVENGTPGYIFSWTRSETLTSTKIPFTPPTPNSTDTNLVDLPFGFYQVTLTDDTNTCPSVLGPEIEITQPGPLDITDFIGSDTCNGLETGTITSTVQGTGNITFEFLLQPGEVGESVAYTITTTDRTVTAPNLGAGTYGLRITEVTSTAIQTTDPIDYVTISELPGITAETAKTDVSCDGFTQGTITVSNVIGGSPFISAPNDLTGYEYRINDTFNTFQAEPVFNNVAVGSYTLTVRDALGCEFNTLVEVVQNGVPVLDPVATIANDASSDTSLDGSVVLEFETGTDLGSLSFEWSGPGVSGITTKDLDGVGTGTYQVIITAPGNCTLPEIFTIGVEAAFSIQPLTGTPTLCSGGTDGSVTANITATGPVTFNWKEDDGGVDGILINTIENSALRTLSLNNLSTGIYYLEAIDENNVTIESNRYEIVELPEVSATIVPVPTCSGSNTGSITFIPSGTLTYFYSIDGGTTFQPEPVFENLADITYNLQVRATESPNCDYILSDVLIGVSSGMFWDEDYSLITRASGPGANDGSITAVVTGGTGFYTYSLNNGIPQPTNVFADLGKGTYSVTITDESGCSITQNNLEVTEVGPLTISNVTVTDASCQGEANGSIATTVTGEGTITYKWTLENGDPVPVSNGTDGANITGVLAGTYLLTAIDDNRTATITRIVGEPTTSVTITNIAITDVSCFGGTDGTLTITADGGTAPYMYSINGGDFQTELLFDGLSATGYTVSVRDANDCMFIEQTSTPIIEPQELGLALIDVRPVSLPNGEDGAISIDAEGGSGNYTYSWTGPDGYTSVNKDVLNGQAGDYVVTITDAINTGCSFTSDPIKITEPGELVVTIDQSVMLPCYEDDFAEITANVQGDAPFTYQWFEEINGNNTLLEEETNIIGGLSPGKYFLRATDANLLSVDSDPITITAPAQLEITIDSTNDIICAGEATGAISITVSGGTPPYQYSWSNLATVPDISGLEPGDYTIYVEDAAICIAERTVTISAPVDAIEITDVTISDASEYLAADGTISLDIIGGAEPYSYTWTRLSDNSNVGDRAAISNLMADSYVVLASDANGCSVTETYEVTQPDIVEGTIVQPICSGEANGSISVIANEGNGVFTYLWSTGATESQINNLPAGTYSVTVTGFDGGPIDRTYVLENPVPLEVDLGSDVVLCSGQTLQLDATVDDQTATYTWSSNTGFSSSEPNVELIATGNYTVTVESETGCTVEGTISVDISTDEINAEFAVSSQVFTGESVIAVDISYPLPDGIEWILPVQAKIETQNRDEAQFTFAEAGEYEITIITTRGECVAQKTKKIVVVARDGLITEEDTKNGQKLIENFLVYPNPSDGKFTADVTLTEEGNISIKVFSLANNALMASEKDRGELSYSIPFDLSGLPAGVYAVLLETPYGQTLRKVIIK
- the atpD gene encoding F0F1 ATP synthase subunit beta — translated: MSKVTGKVSQIIGPVVDVEFQSGDILPKIYDSLEIAGKDGSKLVLEVQSHVGENTVRTISMDSTDGLSRGTDVLSTGSAIQMPVGDDVYGRLFNVIGDAIDGLGNLPKAGKDGLPIHRDAPRFEDLSTSTEVLFTGIKVIDLIEPYAKGGKIGLFGGAGVGKTVLIQELINNIAKGHGGLSVFAGVGERTREGNDLLREMLESGIIKYGDDFMHSMEDGGWDLTKVDKKAMKESKATFVFGQMNEPPGARARVALSGLTIAEYFRDGAGEGQGKDVLFFVDNIFRFTQAGSEVSALLGRMPSAVGYQPTLATEMGAMQERITSTKRGSITSVQAVYVPADDLTDPAPATTFAHLDATTVLSRKIAELGIYPAVDPLDSTSRILTADILGNDHYNCAQRVKELLQRYKELQDIIAILGMEELSEEDKSAVGRARRVQRFLSQPFHVAEQFTGLKGVLVDIKETIKGFNMIMDGKLDHLPESAFNLKGTIEEAMEAGEKMLAEA
- a CDS encoding TonB-dependent receptor, whose amino-acid sequence is MRAILFLALLLATSFGFSQTTVNGKVVDQNSQPVPGANIVIKGKAIGTTTDFDGNFNLQTSEVPPFQLMITSIGYSDATEEVTSNNQTLTITIDESQTFLDEVVISASRTPERIFESPVTVERIGVSEIKNTTAADFYGGLENLKGVDVNTNSLTFKSVNTRGFASFSNTRFMQLVDGMDNSTPALNFPIGNLVGLVEPDVLSVELLPGASSALYGANAFNGILFMRSKNPFDYEGISVSIKRGITSQEASGDNSYTDFGIRAAYKFSDKFAGKVNFGYLKGTDWAANNTDDKITPGGTRDNLNYDGVNVYGDEVSTNIKDVALTLEGLGILPAGANSLVPSEIVSRTGYAESDLTQYNAESIKADWGLYYRPIEGNSLEISYVGKVGTGTTIYQGTNRYNIDGFFQEQHKLEIRNDNFFVRGYVVGDKAGDSYDMVFTGININRSWKDDNTWFGEYTGAYVQATLGGATDAQAHAAGRAQAESGRLLPGTSEFDAAFNTVIKDPDLSKGSQFYDQSKYYHADANYNFAHLIDWAEIQVGGSFREYSLNSLGTIYTDIDGPIDYSEFGIYSQVQKTLPFAGEKSLKLTGSIRYDKSEFFDGFLSPRLSAGYTISRNHNIRASAQTGFRNPTTQDLFIGLNAGRAILVGSASDNLDRYSRDYDVSATGQLLYQQPASVTQTGAVAYNNSYSAASVASLGATGNPADLEIANPDLVKPEKVSSIEIGYRGKVDKLVIDFSTYYNRYKDFISQEVVVSPLYGVVGDGALSVAAIANGDYQAYSTYTNTDADVSSYGASLGLNMKVFGDFNLGGSYTFTKLDFDRDANPDVMLNFNTPEHKFKASFGNEQLFENFGFNVSYRFSDDYFWEATFGNGVIPEFHVVDAQINYDVPSIKSSFKIGGTNLTGKEYYTAFGTGYIGSMYYLSWTINN